The following are encoded together in the Bacillus sp. V2I10 genome:
- a CDS encoding GT-D fold domain-containing glycosyltransferase, which translates to MFKSMYLEMDEVIQLIGNALNEKEPFSLVRIGDGENLVMSQNTVMNIQDVLREPWVIKANNGQKGVKLPNASLRDLMIEAIRKANVVGVLPQNDTIIQAPSHLKRDLTDKIFSYYKINPEYTCHACLNRELAKEPEFWKILKGKKILIIYQFADQLKNILQSEPYKLEITMTIPFSHYNQMTDTLGKIKANKDEFDIALICCGVNAVVLAHKIAELTGKVGLDFGKASNILIKGSPN; encoded by the coding sequence ATGTTTAAGAGTATGTATCTGGAAATGGATGAAGTCATACAATTAATAGGGAATGCTCTAAATGAGAAAGAGCCCTTTTCTTTGGTGAGAATAGGGGATGGAGAGAATTTAGTAATGTCTCAAAACACCGTAATGAATATCCAGGATGTGTTGAGAGAGCCCTGGGTCATTAAAGCAAATAACGGTCAAAAAGGAGTTAAATTACCTAATGCATCTTTAAGGGATTTAATGATAGAAGCTATCAGAAAAGCAAATGTGGTTGGAGTTCTTCCTCAAAATGACACTATTATTCAAGCTCCAAGTCATCTTAAGCGAGATTTAACTGATAAAATATTTTCCTATTATAAAATAAATCCTGAATATACTTGTCATGCCTGCTTAAATAGAGAACTCGCTAAGGAACCGGAGTTTTGGAAGATATTAAAAGGGAAAAAAATCCTTATCATTTACCAATTCGCGGATCAACTAAAAAATATTTTACAGAGTGAGCCTTATAAATTAGAAATTACGATGACAATTCCCTTCTCTCACTATAATCAGATGACTGATACATTAGGAAAAATAAAAGCTAATAAAGATGAATTTGATATCGCCTTGATTTGCTGCGGTGTAAATGCTGTTGTACTTGCACATAAAATTGCTGAATTAACGGGAAAAGTAGGGTTGGATTTTGGAAAGGCATCAAACATTTTAATCAAAGGAAGTCCAAATTAA